A window of the Proteus terrae subsp. cibarius genome harbors these coding sequences:
- a CDS encoding sugar kinase gives MKKNRAVAIIGECMIELSGQPFLPQQQRFGGDTLNTALYLARLIPTLYPRYMTGLGTDTYSALMQKAWEEEGINCQSVITIPEKLPGLYAIEIDIYGERSFHYWRNDAAARYIATDSRFVAHLNALPDNSVIYLSGISLAILTPEGKESLLTQLIHLKQRGITLIVDSNYRPRLWDSIPHAQEWFEKLYRLSDIALVTGDDEQMLWQQPILTEQDIAQRLHQWGNQNVIVKLGAHGAFWSNRKDTGYVSPKPIDSIVDTTAAGDSFNAGFIAAWLQNHSLPTCCLWGNTLAGLVIQHHGAIIPHKVTDSFYTLIKDNHDTVNC, from the coding sequence GTGAAAAAAAATAGAGCTGTCGCCATTATTGGCGAATGTATGATAGAGCTGAGTGGTCAACCTTTTTTACCACAACAACAGCGCTTTGGTGGTGATACGCTAAATACAGCGCTGTACTTAGCGCGACTTATCCCTACATTATATCCTCGCTATATGACAGGTTTAGGCACTGATACTTACAGTGCCTTAATGCAAAAAGCATGGGAAGAAGAAGGAATTAACTGCCAGTCTGTTATTACTATTCCCGAAAAACTTCCCGGCCTATATGCCATTGAAATCGATATTTATGGTGAGCGTAGCTTCCACTATTGGCGTAATGATGCAGCGGCACGTTATATTGCCACTGATAGCCGCTTTGTAGCACATCTCAATGCTCTTCCTGATAATAGTGTGATTTATCTCAGTGGAATTTCTCTTGCTATTTTAACGCCGGAGGGAAAAGAGTCTCTACTCACACAATTAATCCACCTTAAACAGCGTGGGATCACTTTAATTGTGGATTCAAATTATCGACCTCGCTTATGGGATTCAATACCTCATGCACAAGAGTGGTTTGAAAAATTGTACAGACTTAGCGATATCGCTTTAGTTACGGGTGATGATGAGCAAATGCTTTGGCAACAACCCATTTTGACAGAACAAGATATTGCACAACGCCTTCATCAATGGGGCAATCAAAACGTGATTGTCAAACTCGGTGCTCATGGCGCTTTCTGGTCTAATAGAAAAGATACTGGTTATGTCTCTCCGAAACCGATTGATTCTATTGTTGATACAACAGCAGCAGGCGATTCGTTTAATGCTGGTTTTATTGCTGCTTGGCTACAAAATCACAGCTTACCAACTTGCTGTTTATGGGGAAATACATTAGCCGGGCTCGTTATTCAACATCACGGAGCCATCATTCCTCACAAAGTCACCGATTCATTCTATACATTAATCAAGGATAACCATGACACAGTCAATTGTTGA
- the tssF gene encoding type VI secretion system baseplate subunit TssF: protein MDDLTLRYFDAEMRYLREAAKEFAQAHLDRAAMLDLDKAGTPDPFVERLFEGFAFSMGQLRQKIDDDLPELTEGLVSLLWPHYLQTIPSLSIIELTPDIQKMKMTDKISAQFEVLSRPIGPKKTICHYRTTQDLTLNPIKIDTVNLTTEPDGRSVIQLKFTCSEIINWSEVNLHKLSFYLSGDIPTTNALHLALTKQVSKIYLKLPQSKDRIAVPLYFSPGGFKDTDALWPKGDATFSGYQLLLEYFSFREKFMFVSLNGLGDIHFPEETSKFELDIVLNTLWDSSLALSDENIRLHCVPVINLFNIEADPLTVNGLESEYLLRPRRIQDGHTEIYSVDSVHGSQRTNESIYVPFTSFRHRGGMLRHNAPERYYHTRVKRSVAGLHDTWLVLGGEKQDLNLTTETETLSLQLTGTNGQLPRKALQSTLLDRTEQTSQIPLTVRNLCKPTLPLYPPSEDRFHWRVLSHLGSSFLNMMDNAEVLRGTLALYDWRDDDMNHRKLDAIIHVEHHLIERFEKGFLQRGIDIEVTLDSNGFNGEGDMHLFGEMLNRFFALYADVHLFNQLTLIILPTGKRIQWKEIHNPQLPR, encoded by the coding sequence ATGGATGATTTAACCCTTCGCTATTTTGATGCAGAAATGCGCTATCTTAGAGAAGCTGCCAAAGAATTTGCACAAGCACACCTCGATAGAGCTGCAATGCTCGATTTAGATAAAGCAGGTACGCCCGATCCTTTTGTTGAACGCTTATTTGAAGGCTTTGCTTTTTCAATGGGGCAATTGAGGCAAAAAATTGATGATGATTTACCTGAATTAACAGAAGGACTTGTTAGTTTATTGTGGCCTCATTATTTACAAACAATTCCTTCATTATCAATCATTGAATTAACGCCAGATATTCAGAAAATGAAAATGACCGATAAAATATCGGCTCAATTTGAGGTACTTTCTCGTCCTATTGGTCCGAAAAAAACAATTTGTCACTATCGAACAACGCAAGATTTAACGCTAAATCCAATAAAAATAGATACCGTTAATTTAACAACTGAGCCTGATGGACGTTCAGTTATTCAGCTAAAATTTACATGCAGTGAAATAATTAACTGGTCTGAAGTTAATCTTCATAAACTTTCATTTTACTTATCTGGTGATATTCCAACAACCAATGCACTGCATTTAGCATTAACTAAACAAGTTTCAAAAATTTATTTAAAACTTCCTCAATCAAAAGACAGAATAGCGGTACCTCTCTATTTTTCACCGGGGGGATTTAAGGATACGGATGCCCTTTGGCCTAAAGGTGATGCCACATTTAGTGGCTATCAATTGCTACTGGAATATTTTTCTTTCCGTGAAAAGTTTATGTTTGTGTCACTTAATGGATTAGGTGATATCCATTTTCCTGAAGAAACATCAAAATTTGAGTTAGATATCGTTCTAAATACTTTATGGGATAGTTCGCTCGCACTAAGTGATGAAAATATCCGTTTACATTGTGTTCCTGTTATTAATCTTTTCAATATAGAAGCAGATCCCCTCACAGTAAATGGATTGGAAAGTGAATATTTATTACGTCCACGTCGTATTCAAGATGGGCATACCGAAATTTATAGTGTGGATAGCGTACATGGCTCTCAACGAACAAATGAATCTATTTATGTGCCATTTACTAGCTTTCGTCATCGTGGTGGCATGCTACGCCATAATGCGCCAGAACGTTATTATCATACCCGCGTTAAACGTAGTGTTGCGGGACTTCATGATACTTGGCTTGTTTTGGGGGGTGAAAAACAAGATCTTAATTTGACTACTGAAACAGAAACACTTTCATTACAACTCACTGGCACTAATGGGCAATTACCTCGTAAAGCACTACAAAGCACGTTGCTTGATAGAACAGAACAAACCTCACAAATACCATTAACTGTACGTAATTTATGTAAACCCACTTTACCGCTTTATCCACCTTCAGAAGATCGCTTTCATTGGCGAGTGCTCAGCCACCTTGGTTCAAGCTTTCTTAACATGATGGACAATGCGGAAGTACTTCGAGGCACACTCGCACTCTACGATTGGCGAGATGATGATATGAATCATCGAAAACTTGATGCCATTATTCATGTTGAACATCATTTAATTGAGCGTTTTGAGAAAGGCTTTTTACAACGAGGCATTGATATTGAAGTGACATTAGACAGTAATGGTTTTAATGGTGAAGGAGATATGCATTTATTTGGTGAAATGCTTAATCGCTTTTTTGCACTTTATGCCGATGTACATCTCTTTAATCAATTAACACTGATTATCTTACCAACAGGAAAACGCATTCAATGGAAAGAGATCCACAATCCACAGCTACCCCGTTAA
- a CDS encoding tagatose bisphosphate family class II aldolase: MYLVSTRNMLNKAQRENYAVPAFNIHNLETIQVVMETAAEMASPVILAGTPSTFAYAGSDYLISICQQAAEQYRIPVALHLDHHEDIPDICHKVISGVRSAMIDASHFHFEENIRIVKEVVNFCHHWDCTVEAELGRLGGQEDDLIVDTKDALFTDPDSAVQFIKATGIDSLAVAIGTAHGMYKHEPHLDFDRLEIIRQKTDIPLVLHGASGIPDEDVRRCIDLGICKVNVATELKIAFSNAIKQYFLDNPDASDPRHYLVPGKAAMKAVVADKIRVCKSDGKL, encoded by the coding sequence ATGTATCTGGTTTCTACTCGTAATATGCTCAATAAAGCACAGCGTGAAAATTATGCTGTGCCTGCTTTTAATATTCATAACTTGGAAACAATTCAAGTTGTGATGGAAACGGCTGCTGAGATGGCATCACCTGTTATCTTAGCTGGTACACCAAGCACGTTTGCTTATGCAGGTAGTGATTATTTAATCTCTATTTGTCAGCAAGCTGCAGAACAATATCGTATCCCTGTTGCCCTACATTTAGATCACCATGAAGATATTCCTGATATCTGCCATAAAGTCATCTCAGGTGTGCGATCCGCAATGATCGATGCCTCTCATTTTCATTTTGAAGAAAACATTCGCATCGTCAAAGAAGTGGTCAATTTCTGCCACCATTGGGATTGCACTGTAGAAGCTGAATTAGGTCGTCTTGGAGGACAGGAAGATGATCTTATCGTTGATACAAAAGATGCCTTATTCACCGATCCTGATTCAGCGGTACAATTTATCAAAGCAACAGGAATTGACTCATTAGCTGTTGCAATCGGTACTGCACATGGGATGTACAAACATGAACCTCATCTCGACTTTGATCGCTTAGAAATTATTCGTCAAAAAACAGACATCCCTTTAGTTCTTCATGGTGCATCCGGTATTCCTGATGAAGATGTGCGCCGTTGTATTGACTTGGGTATTTGCAAAGTTAACGTCGCAACTGAACTGAAAATAGCTTTCTCTAACGCAATCAAGCAGTACTTCTTGGATAACCCTGATGCAAGTGATCCTCGTCATTACCTTGTACCAGGTAAAGCTGCAATGAAAGCAGTGGTTGCAGATAAAATTCGTGTCTGTAAAAGTGATGGGAAACTGTGA
- a CDS encoding DJ-1/PfpI family protein: MKQVAVLLADGFEEGEAVVFIDIMRRLDIHVDVLSCMDTLVLNTYFETKISADFLLTEKLTHSYDAIMMPGGPKGTDRLCANEHVIQFIKRHIAEDKYICALCSSGAKVLAAHHLLEGRNYSTGDKLADKYDDGHYLDQDVVVDGKFISAKGLGVSFEFAFTVARHLLSDNTEKVDWQANHIYFKHWPLDYLK; this comes from the coding sequence ATGAAACAGGTTGCCGTTTTATTAGCTGATGGATTTGAAGAAGGTGAAGCTGTTGTTTTTATTGATATCATGCGCCGTCTTGATATTCATGTTGATGTGCTTTCTTGCATGGATACCTTGGTATTAAATACTTATTTTGAAACTAAAATCAGTGCTGATTTTCTATTAACTGAAAAACTGACACACAGTTATGACGCAATAATGATGCCGGGAGGCCCTAAAGGCACCGATCGTTTATGCGCTAACGAGCACGTTATTCAATTTATTAAACGTCATATTGCCGAAGATAAATATATTTGTGCGTTATGCTCTTCTGGAGCAAAAGTATTAGCAGCACATCATCTTCTTGAAGGTCGTAATTACAGCACAGGTGATAAATTAGCAGATAAATATGACGATGGTCATTATCTTGATCAAGATGTTGTTGTAGATGGTAAATTTATCAGTGCAAAAGGATTAGGCGTAAGTTTTGAATTTGCTTTTACAGTAGCTCGCCATTTATTAAGCGACAATACAGAAAAAGTAGACTGGCAAGCTAATCATATTTACTTTAAACACTGGCCGTTAGACTACCTAAAATAG
- a CDS encoding DUF2264 domain-containing protein — protein MAIKIASSARPKLPYEHPNVEIYQRLFKENIIRRLVRKSAYRRYDKTITDFFNDENRSLFSLCEMLTQYVTQAFHHYQVWGYSHAYYPGSPGQQTARTDALEGVSRVLPLLAAWTVSSKKSTLMGLNQQSFNLPLMIKQSFIHGTDPFHKGYWGKLEDYDQRICEASDLALTLWISREWVWDTLTPASQQQIMTWFEQVNHCEIVDNNWHFFPLTVQFVIKALTGKDTIAHWRYERLKEFYVGDGWFRDGAKGNYDYYNAWGFYYSLYWLMKIDPQFDTAFITQSLNTFNQHYLYFMTPKGIPFFGRSACYRLAVSAPLLAGVDLHCPSVKVGEAKRAFESSLRYFISQGALKNGAPTQGLFTHDPRLVDNYSGPASSFWSLRAVIIALYCADRINLWQTPSLPLPIEKDNFRFEIPSIQALVTGVKATQEVSVIFCEDYTEKQTPLTRRLEKQTLVQKVAETVIGQSRRPKNNLLRKGITSYSSKMAHFF, from the coding sequence ATGGCTATTAAAATTGCATCTTCAGCACGTCCAAAACTCCCTTATGAGCACCCAAACGTAGAAATTTACCAACGCTTATTTAAGGAAAATATCATTCGACGATTAGTCAGAAAATCGGCTTATCGTCGCTATGATAAAACGATCACTGACTTTTTTAATGATGAAAATCGGTCACTTTTCTCTTTATGTGAAATGCTGACACAGTATGTCACACAGGCTTTTCATCATTACCAAGTCTGGGGTTACTCTCATGCTTATTATCCAGGAAGTCCGGGGCAACAAACGGCAAGAACTGATGCTCTTGAAGGTGTTAGCAGAGTACTTCCTCTACTTGCTGCATGGACTGTTAGTAGCAAAAAAAGTACGTTGATGGGATTAAATCAGCAATCTTTCAACTTACCTTTAATGATCAAACAAAGCTTTATTCATGGCACTGATCCATTTCATAAAGGATATTGGGGAAAACTTGAAGATTACGATCAACGAATTTGTGAAGCATCTGATTTAGCGCTTACTCTTTGGATAAGCCGTGAATGGGTTTGGGATACATTAACACCCGCCTCACAACAACAAATTATGACTTGGTTCGAACAAGTTAATCACTGTGAAATTGTCGATAATAACTGGCATTTCTTTCCTCTTACTGTCCAATTTGTCATTAAAGCACTTACAGGAAAAGACACAATTGCCCATTGGCGCTATGAAAGATTAAAAGAATTTTATGTTGGTGATGGATGGTTTCGTGATGGTGCAAAAGGTAATTATGATTACTACAATGCGTGGGGTTTTTACTATTCGCTGTATTGGTTAATGAAAATTGATCCTCAATTTGATACGGCATTCATTACTCAATCACTTAATACCTTTAATCAGCACTACCTTTATTTTATGACACCAAAAGGTATTCCTTTTTTTGGTCGAAGTGCTTGCTACCGTCTTGCGGTTTCTGCTCCATTGTTAGCAGGTGTCGATTTACACTGTCCGTCAGTGAAAGTAGGTGAGGCAAAACGCGCTTTTGAAAGTAGTCTACGTTATTTTATTTCTCAAGGTGCATTAAAAAATGGCGCTCCGACTCAAGGCTTATTTACTCACGATCCCCGTTTAGTTGATAACTACAGTGGTCCTGCTAGTAGTTTTTGGTCATTACGCGCCGTGATTATCGCGCTTTATTGTGCTGATCGTATCAATTTATGGCAAACGCCTTCACTTCCTTTGCCTATCGAAAAAGATAACTTTCGTTTTGAAATTCCATCTATCCAAGCTTTAGTAACTGGAGTGAAAGCAACACAAGAAGTAAGTGTCATTTTTTGTGAGGATTATACGGAGAAACAAACACCGTTAACTCGCCGTTTAGAAAAACAGACCTTAGTACAAAAAGTTGCTGAAACCGTGATAGGACAGTCAAGACGACCGAAAAACAACTTATTACGCAAAGGGATCACCAGTTATAGTTCTAAAATGGCCCATTTTTTCTAG
- a CDS encoding bifunctional 4-hydroxy-2-oxoglutarate aldolase/2-dehydro-3-deoxy-phosphogluconate aldolase: MTQSIVDTLSSLKVIPVIQINRAEDAIWLGEILTQNQLPVAEITFRTPAAVKAIKLIHEHFPELILCAGTVLTAQQADMAKEAGASFVISPGYNPSTVDYCLNNGIDIVPGINSPSQIEVALERGLTLVKFFPAEASGGVKMLKALAAPYAQMQFMPTGGISLNNVSDYLAIPQVVACGGSWIATADTIDKQDKETIVNHIQNIHSLLKTHKG, encoded by the coding sequence ATGACACAGTCAATTGTTGATACACTTTCCTCACTGAAAGTGATCCCCGTGATCCAAATTAATCGCGCTGAAGATGCAATCTGGCTGGGTGAAATTCTAACCCAAAATCAATTACCTGTTGCTGAAATCACCTTTCGTACACCTGCAGCAGTTAAAGCGATTAAGCTAATACATGAGCATTTTCCTGAGCTTATTTTATGCGCAGGAACAGTATTAACAGCACAACAAGCAGATATGGCAAAAGAAGCCGGAGCAAGCTTTGTCATTTCGCCAGGTTATAACCCAAGTACAGTTGATTATTGTCTTAATAATGGCATCGACATTGTGCCGGGAATTAACAGTCCAAGCCAAATAGAAGTTGCCCTTGAAAGAGGCCTAACCTTAGTTAAATTCTTTCCAGCAGAAGCCTCTGGCGGTGTAAAAATGCTAAAAGCACTTGCGGCACCTTATGCACAAATGCAATTTATGCCAACAGGTGGAATTAGTTTAAATAACGTGAGTGATTACCTTGCTATTCCACAAGTTGTTGCTTGCGGAGGAAGCTGGATTGCCACAGCTGATACGATTGATAAACAAGATAAAGAAACCATTGTTAATCATATTCAGAATATCCACTCATTACTAAAAACACATAAGGGATAA
- the tssA gene encoding type VI secretion system protein TssA → MSLLDTLISSYFADDTNKVQQFAQQQIDLWDRWLLPITPNQPVGDDPSYEDDFERMKEEVNKLSDADTELICLLAENLLLNSCKDVRVVTYYIWARLHKEGEHGLADSLGLLSGLLIRYHDTLLPSRATSRKSALEWLSGQRVLDSLSLYPEVDRQEFSRIIALLATIETELETWNEAERPQLAGLYQALEKRLAQSGGTSSLVPQNISRNESTYNSSSTPPSLSQSTPIETIQSGRELLDQSKMLANYLRNQPNGWLAGHRLMKVVRWDTLHQLPPQDQQGCTRLSPPRTDARSQLKRLYLQQSWGELAEQADKLFAEGVNHFWLDVQWYLYQALSKSPAPWNAWSDVIKNDLKQFLTRLPDLEKLSWEDGTPFADEVTLSWIKQHVMEENFDAMQGLSNSYSHQSEDEPILALETEAITQADNEGIEIALKWLQHRPDISTSRQKWLLNLVMARVAEQFARHDLALNLLRELDKKALSMSLTQWEPDYIFEVKARQLHLCRAKIQRNTSDKPHIEQQMARLLSELTAIDPVRSAILYS, encoded by the coding sequence ATGTCCTTATTGGATACCTTAATTTCATCATATTTTGCTGATGATACAAACAAAGTGCAACAATTTGCTCAACAACAAATCGATTTATGGGATCGTTGGTTATTACCAATTACTCCTAATCAACCTGTGGGTGATGATCCCAGTTATGAAGATGACTTTGAGCGAATGAAAGAAGAAGTCAATAAGCTCTCTGATGCAGATACTGAACTGATTTGCTTATTGGCTGAAAACTTATTGCTCAATTCCTGCAAAGATGTACGAGTTGTGACTTATTATATTTGGGCACGCTTGCACAAAGAAGGTGAACACGGACTTGCCGATTCTTTAGGGCTTTTAAGTGGATTGCTTATTCGCTATCACGACACGCTATTACCTAGCCGAGCCACGAGTAGGAAGTCTGCTTTAGAGTGGTTATCAGGACAACGCGTTTTAGATAGCTTATCACTTTATCCTGAAGTCGATCGTCAGGAGTTTTCTCGTATTATCGCCTTATTAGCCACCATTGAAACGGAGCTTGAAACATGGAATGAAGCTGAAAGACCACAGCTTGCAGGATTATATCAAGCTCTCGAAAAACGCCTTGCTCAATCTGGTGGCACAAGCTCATTAGTTCCTCAAAATATCAGCAGAAATGAATCCACTTATAACTCATCTTCAACGCCACCTTCTTTATCACAAAGTACGCCAATAGAGACAATACAATCAGGCCGTGAATTATTAGATCAATCTAAAATGCTTGCTAACTACTTACGCAATCAACCTAATGGCTGGTTAGCAGGACATAGATTAATGAAAGTAGTGAGATGGGATACGCTTCATCAACTACCCCCACAAGATCAACAAGGTTGTACTCGCCTTTCTCCCCCAAGAACAGATGCAAGATCACAACTTAAACGCCTTTATTTACAACAAAGTTGGGGAGAGCTTGCAGAACAAGCTGATAAGCTTTTTGCAGAAGGTGTTAACCATTTTTGGTTAGATGTGCAGTGGTATCTCTATCAAGCACTCAGTAAATCACCTGCTCCTTGGAATGCATGGTCTGATGTTATAAAAAACGATTTAAAACAGTTTCTTACTCGTCTTCCTGATTTAGAAAAACTGTCATGGGAAGACGGCACTCCCTTTGCCGATGAAGTAACATTAAGTTGGATAAAACAACATGTTATGGAAGAAAACTTTGATGCTATGCAAGGTTTATCAAATAGTTACTCTCATCAATCTGAAGATGAACCAATATTGGCATTAGAAACTGAAGCCATCACACAAGCGGATAATGAAGGTATAGAGATTGCATTAAAATGGCTACAACATCGTCCTGATATCAGCACTTCAAGGCAGAAATGGTTATTAAACCTCGTTATGGCCCGAGTAGCAGAACAATTTGCTCGTCATGATTTAGCATTAAATTTATTACGAGAGCTTGATAAAAAAGCGCTTTCGATGTCATTAACACAATGGGAGCCTGACTATATTTTTGAAGTGAAAGCACGACAACTTCATCTTTGCCGAGCAAAAATCCAACGTAACACCTCAGATAAGCCCCACATAGAACAACAAATGGCGCGGCTACTCAGTGAACTAACCGCTATCGATCCCGTTCGCTCTGCGATTTTATATTCCTAA
- the tssJ gene encoding type VI secretion system lipoprotein TssJ codes for MAIINFKSQIFLSRTLQLALLFIAIFAIAGCGLTQTISDGTVSLTKSIFYKQIKVLHLDFTAREALNTDDNGSSLSVIVRVFQLKSADTFNDSDYLSLFNQNNDVLKSSLLAQKDLRIRPGESISLDMPMEKEAEFVAIAVMFHTPDEAKNNWRIVIPKNKLDPDKARKIELAENTLTLQTLDKK; via the coding sequence ATGGCAATTATCAATTTTAAATCGCAAATATTTCTTTCTCGCACCCTCCAATTAGCACTGTTATTTATAGCAATATTTGCAATCGCAGGTTGTGGTTTAACTCAAACCATCAGTGATGGTACTGTCTCTTTAACTAAATCTATTTTCTATAAGCAGATAAAAGTACTGCATTTAGATTTTACCGCACGAGAAGCACTTAATACTGACGATAACGGCTCTTCACTTTCCGTTATTGTTAGAGTATTCCAACTAAAGTCAGCAGATACTTTTAATGATAGTGATTACCTCTCACTATTTAATCAAAATAACGATGTTTTAAAATCCTCTTTATTAGCACAAAAAGATTTACGCATTCGCCCAGGTGAATCTATTTCTTTAGATATGCCAATGGAAAAAGAAGCAGAATTTGTTGCAATTGCGGTAATGTTTCATACTCCTGATGAGGCTAAAAATAATTGGCGGATTGTTATTCCTAAAAACAAACTCGATCCTGATAAAGCACGTAAAATTGAACTTGCTGAGAATACACTTACATTACAAACTTTGGATAAAAAATAA
- the tssE gene encoding type VI secretion system baseplate subunit TssE, whose amino-acid sequence MPQPSLYEMLTGYFSGGLPVDTISEEDQVILSVMDNIRRILNSRAGTLKHLPDYGLPDMSKLIQGLPGSSHKVMGILSKTLLKYEPRIKSVTLGILPENEFGKLCYSLDIELHEKGLIRYGTEFSPDGRIFLHHLKKQFKLSQI is encoded by the coding sequence ATGCCACAACCCTCTCTCTATGAAATGCTAACGGGTTATTTTTCTGGAGGATTGCCTGTTGACACTATCTCCGAAGAAGACCAAGTTATTTTGTCTGTTATGGATAATATTCGTCGAATATTAAACTCACGTGCAGGAACCTTAAAACATTTGCCTGATTATGGCTTACCTGATATGAGTAAACTTATTCAAGGATTACCAGGAAGCTCACATAAAGTAATGGGAATATTATCAAAAACATTACTCAAGTATGAGCCTAGAATAAAATCAGTAACACTAGGTATATTACCTGAAAATGAATTTGGAAAATTATGTTATTCTTTAGATATTGAATTACACGAAAAAGGACTTATACGTTATGGTACTGAGTTTTCTCCTGATGGACGAATATTTCTCCATCATTTGAAAAAACAATTTAAATTATCACAAATATAA
- the tssG gene encoding type VI secretion system baseplate subunit TssG, translating to MERDPQSTATPLIKALGEKLPYVNFYRFCQLLEKTSPGSPELGSSHDPKTDPIRFRPHRGMGFPATEIKGTDPLDKYRKSTIPSLHTTFLGLYGITSPLPTSYLDDIAQYRDGTDSLTDFLDIFNHRLTTQFYRIWRKYSYPATFGKDGSDKTSQYLYGLIGLGIPGCANQVQSPLSRFLALLGILRLPTRTAEGISALVKLLAPSTKVNIIPHDPRRIALETPTAMSCSSPITLENKPVLGSYAIDVNSQVLIKLHTGNKDEAKGWLPDGSIYQDFMALLRVYLGSRVNARLRLTLPRDLLPDATLSTSKSQGVQLGRTAVMRPYNIIERPPTPSFITITLGSYQHLTLRTQHYKSDEYGNYQF from the coding sequence ATGGAAAGAGATCCACAATCCACAGCTACCCCGTTAATTAAGGCTTTAGGCGAAAAATTACCTTATGTTAATTTCTATCGCTTTTGTCAATTACTTGAAAAAACCAGCCCCGGATCACCTGAATTAGGAAGTTCTCATGATCCGAAAACCGATCCCATTCGCTTTCGTCCACATCGTGGTATGGGTTTTCCTGCGACAGAGATCAAAGGGACTGATCCTCTAGATAAATACCGAAAAAGCACAATACCAAGTTTACATACTACCTTTTTGGGACTTTATGGTATCACATCACCACTTCCAACATCTTACCTTGACGATATTGCACAATATCGAGATGGTACAGATTCACTAACTGATTTTTTAGATATTTTTAACCATCGCCTTACGACTCAGTTTTATCGGATCTGGCGCAAATACTCTTATCCAGCCACGTTTGGGAAAGATGGATCAGATAAAACATCACAATATCTTTATGGTTTAATTGGTTTAGGTATTCCGGGCTGTGCTAATCAGGTGCAATCCCCCCTATCTCGCTTTCTAGCATTATTAGGAATATTACGCCTACCTACACGCACGGCGGAAGGAATTAGTGCATTAGTAAAATTATTAGCACCATCGACAAAGGTCAATATTATTCCTCATGATCCACGAAGAATAGCACTAGAGACTCCCACCGCAATGTCATGTTCATCCCCTATTACATTAGAAAACAAACCCGTTTTAGGCAGTTATGCCATAGACGTAAATAGCCAAGTATTAATAAAGTTACATACTGGAAATAAAGATGAAGCAAAAGGTTGGCTACCTGATGGCAGTATTTATCAAGATTTTATGGCATTGCTTCGTGTTTATTTAGGTTCTCGCGTTAATGCACGGTTACGCTTAACACTACCAAGAGATTTATTACCTGATGCAACACTAAGCACCTCTAAAAGCCAAGGAGTGCAACTGGGTAGAACTGCAGTTATGCGACCTTATAACATTATTGAAAGGCCGCCAACTCCCTCTTTTATCACCATCACCCTTGGTTCTTATCAACATCTAACACTTCGCACTCAACATTATAAAAGTGATGAATATGGCAATTATCAATTTTAA